In Maribacter aquivivus, a genomic segment contains:
- a CDS encoding NADH:ubiquinone reductase (Na(+)-transporting) subunit D, whose amino-acid sequence MALLSKKDANLITDPLADNNPITIQVLGICSALAITAELKASLVMAISVMFVLGAGNVVISLMRNIIPSKIRIIVQLIVVATLVIIVDQVLKAYAYELSKTLAVFVGLIITNCIIMGRFEAFALANGPWRSFLDGIGNSLGYGVILIIVGFFRELLGSGTLFGYPVLGDPITKTGLYATGYENNGFMIIPPAALIVVGIIIWVQRSRNPALVEES is encoded by the coding sequence ATGGCACTACTATCAAAAAAAGATGCAAATCTTATTACGGATCCACTTGCAGACAATAACCCTATTACTATTCAGGTATTAGGTATTTGTTCGGCATTGGCAATTACAGCAGAGCTAAAGGCGTCTTTGGTAATGGCTATTTCTGTAATGTTCGTATTAGGTGCAGGTAACGTAGTTATCTCATTGATGAGAAATATAATTCCATCGAAAATTAGAATTATTGTTCAGTTAATCGTAGTTGCTACATTGGTGATTATAGTGGATCAGGTCCTTAAGGCATATGCTTATGAGTTGAGTAAAACCTTGGCTGTATTCGTAGGTCTAATTATTACAAACTGTATAATTATGGGTCGTTTTGAAGCTTTTGCTTTGGCAAACGGACCATGGCGTTCATTTTTGGACGGAATTGGAAACTCTTTAGGTTATGGTGTTATTCTAATTATTGTTGGGTTCTTTAGAGAACTTTTAGGTTCAGGTACACTTTTTGGATATCCTGTATTAGGTGATCCAATAACAAAAACAGGTTTGTATGCAACAGGTTATGAGAATAATGGATTTATGATTATTCCACCAGCGGCATTAATTGTTGTTGGTATCATAATTTGGGTACAACGTTCAAGAAATCCTGCGCTAGTAGAAGAGAGTTAA
- the nqrE gene encoding NADH:ubiquinone reductase (Na(+)-transporting) subunit E, whose translation MLEHVELFFKSIFIDNMVFAVFLGMCSYLAVSKKVATAVGLGAAVIFVLAVTVPMNWLLDKYLLQDGALVWLGPEYADYNLSFLSFILFIATIATMVQLVEIVVEKFSPSLYNSLGIFLPLIAVNCAILGGSLFMQAREIETLGLAFNYGVSSGIGWFLAILAIAAIREKIRYSNVPAPLRGLGITFIITGLMGIGFQSFGGMLTGGGDDAEEANEQVIQSVKPEMVTPVEEVVVEKNEEIDEKVISYNDVNK comes from the coding sequence ATGTTAGAACATGTAGAATTATTTTTTAAGTCCATCTTTATCGATAACATGGTGTTTGCCGTGTTCTTGGGGATGTGTTCTTATTTAGCGGTATCCAAAAAAGTGGCTACTGCAGTTGGTTTAGGTGCTGCTGTTATATTTGTATTGGCGGTTACTGTACCAATGAACTGGTTGTTAGATAAGTATTTGTTACAAGACGGAGCCTTAGTTTGGTTAGGTCCTGAGTATGCAGATTACAACCTTAGCTTTTTATCTTTTATTTTATTCATTGCTACCATTGCTACAATGGTACAATTAGTAGAGATTGTAGTTGAGAAATTTTCACCTTCTTTATATAACTCATTGGGTATATTTTTACCATTGATTGCAGTAAACTGTGCAATTCTAGGTGGATCTTTATTTATGCAGGCAAGAGAAATCGAAACATTGGGCTTAGCATTCAATTATGGCGTTAGTTCTGGTATTGGTTGGTTCTTAGCAATTTTAGCGATTGCAGCTATTCGTGAGAAAATTAGATATAGTAATGTTCCTGCTCCTTTAAGAGGGTTAGGTATTACGTTTATTATCACTGGTCTTATGGGTATTGGCTTTCAAAGTTTTGGAGGTATGTTAACCGGTGGTGGTGATGATGCTGAAGAAGCTAATGAGCAAGTTATTCAGTCTGTTAAACCAGAGATGGTAACACCTGTAGAGGAAGTAGTAGTAGAAAAAAACGAAGAAATTGACGAAAAGGTAATTTCTTATAACGACGTAAATAAATAA
- the nqrF gene encoding NADH:ubiquinone reductase (Na(+)-transporting) subunit F — translation MILAASTGGTILITVVAFLILLMALVALLLFTKQKLSPSGPVTITINGEKKIEVSSGGSLLSTLGNQKIFLPSACGGGGTCIQCECHVLSGGGEALPTETPHFSKKELNHGARLACQVKVKQDMDITIPEEVFGIKKWPAKVVRNYNVASFIKEFVVEIPEDMGYKAGGYIQIEIPECEVKYADIDITAHPEEHETPDKFQAEWDKFNLWPLTMKNPETVERAYSMASFPAEGREIMLNVRIATPPWDRAKNGWMDVNPGVASSYIFNLKPGDDCTISGPYGEFFINESDSEMLYVGGGAGMAPMRSHLYHLFKTLRTNRKVSYWYGGRSKRELFYLDHFYKLEEEFPNFKFYLALSEPQEEDNWKVKENIDAPGDGFVGFIHNCVIDNYLSLHESPEDIELYFCGPPLMNKAVQKMGEDFGIPDEHIRFDDFGG, via the coding sequence ATGATTTTAGCTGCAAGTACAGGCGGAACTATTCTAATAACTGTTGTCGCATTTCTAATCCTTTTGATGGCATTAGTAGCATTACTTCTGTTTACTAAACAAAAACTATCTCCATCTGGTCCTGTAACCATTACAATTAACGGAGAGAAGAAAATTGAAGTTTCTTCAGGTGGATCTTTATTATCTACCTTAGGTAACCAAAAAATATTCTTGCCATCTGCCTGTGGTGGTGGTGGAACATGTATTCAATGTGAGTGTCATGTACTTTCTGGTGGTGGTGAAGCATTACCTACAGAAACTCCGCATTTCTCTAAAAAAGAATTAAACCATGGTGCACGTTTAGCTTGTCAAGTTAAGGTGAAGCAAGACATGGATATTACCATTCCTGAAGAGGTATTCGGTATTAAGAAATGGCCAGCAAAAGTTGTTCGTAATTATAACGTAGCATCTTTTATTAAAGAATTTGTAGTTGAAATCCCTGAGGATATGGGTTACAAAGCTGGTGGTTATATTCAAATTGAAATTCCTGAGTGTGAAGTAAAATATGCTGATATTGATATTACAGCACACCCTGAGGAACATGAAACTCCAGATAAATTTCAAGCAGAATGGGATAAATTCAACCTTTGGCCTTTAACAATGAAGAATCCAGAAACGGTTGAAAGAGCGTATTCAATGGCTTCTTTTCCTGCGGAAGGAAGAGAGATTATGTTGAATGTACGTATCGCTACTCCGCCATGGGATCGTGCTAAAAATGGATGGATGGATGTTAACCCTGGTGTTGCGTCTTCTTACATTTTTAATTTAAAGCCAGGTGATGATTGTACTATTTCTGGACCTTACGGTGAATTCTTTATCAATGAGTCAGATTCAGAAATGTTATACGTGGGTGGTGGAGCTGGAATGGCGCCAATGCGTTCTCATTTATATCACCTATTCAAAACATTAAGAACTAATAGAAAAGTATCTTACTGGTACGGTGGTCGTTCTAAAAGAGAATTATTCTATTTAGATCACTTTTATAAATTAGAAGAAGAATTCCCGAATTTCAAATTTTACCTAGCATTATCTGAACCACAAGAAGAAGATAACTGGAAGGTAAAAGAGAATATTGATGCTCCAGGTGATGGTTTCGTAGGTTTCATTCACAATTGTGTAATTGATAACTACTTAAGCCTTCATGAGTCTCCTGAAGACATTGAACTTTATTTCTGTGGACCTCCTTTGATGAACAAAGCTGTTCAGAAAATGGGTGAAGATTTCGGTATCCCAGATGAACATATACGTTTTGATGACTTTGGTGGATAA